The Arachis hypogaea cultivar Tifrunner chromosome 19, arahy.Tifrunner.gnm2.J5K5, whole genome shotgun sequence genome has a window encoding:
- the LOC112776409 gene encoding uncharacterized protein, with amino-acid sequence MNLLIPNIPQQISFSKSVSLSLSVSVTPTPQPPVRPRFPAIIRMGGGPRTYPGGVSKWQWKRMQAKKAKQLLKARLSRERHIYEMRKRAELRAAVSDLERPWEPVQQAPTLFSVRADEQVKVLADRFQRPGGFDLWSEKDGPQLFETPDELPSARFFPKGVVHSIRPYRRIDADELLGKGSGVSDHRDGEDSSSAARFLSEGLDDESDDQECSSALLSSSENNGVSVHGGLKNDGRNGQRLLFEHVDNEGFSSSPLDYGRKGLNSGGRMRKNRNGSRLMSEGGRDGFDNEVCSSSPLSYGRSGGNYDGRMRRNTNGRRPFSKDDDYGSDDGEYSFSPFNSERNGVDGRMRKNGNGRRFPSRDVSGSDDGEYPSSPFSSERNGGNVDGRMRKNGNGRRLASRDVNGSNGSYSGRVGSGTRQGWGNPSANRRGSANRRGGTYSSRNSSYDLPRFRDANSEVYDMDLQHDGSYGFHRKSEQSKSRNC; translated from the exons ATGAATCTTTTAATCCCCAATATCCCACAGCAGATCTCATTCTCCAAATCAGTGTCACTGTCACTCTCAGTATCGGTGACACCCACTCCCCAGCCCCCCGTGCGCCCTCGGTTTCCCGCCATAATCCGAATGGGCGGGGGACCGAGGACGTACCCGGGCGGGGTCTCCAAGTGGCAGTGGAAGCGCATGCAGGCCAAGAAGGCCAAGCAGCTCCTCAAAGCCCGCCTCTCCCGCGAGCGTCACATTTATGAGATGCGCAAGCGGGCCGAGCTCCGGGCCGCCGTCTCCGACCTCGAGAGACCCTGGGAGCCCGTCCAGCAGGCCCCCACCTTGTTCTCTGTGCGGGCCGACGAGCAGGTCAAGGTCCTCGCCGACAG GTTCCAAAGACCTGGTGGGTTTGACCTCTGGAGCGAGAAGGACGGGCCTCAGTTGTTTGAAACTCCTGATGAGTTGCCATCTGCAAGGTTCTTCCCCAAAGGGGTTGTTCATAGTATCAGGCCTTATAGGAGGATTGATGCTGATGAGTTGCTGGGGAAGGGTAGCGGGGTTAGTGATCATAGAGATGGAGAGGATTCTTCTTCTGCTGCAAGGTTTTTATCTGAGGGTCTGGATGATGAGTCTGATGATCAGGAGTGTTCTTCAGCTTTGTTGAGCTCTTCAGAGAATAATGGGGTGAGTGTTCATGGTGGATTGAAGAATGATGGGAGGAATGGACAGAGACTTTTGTTTGAGCATGTTGACAATGAAgggttttcttcttctcctttggaTTATGGGAGGAAGGGATTGAATTCTGGCGGCCGAATGAGGAAGAATAGGAATGGAAGCAGGCTTATGTCAGAGGGTGGTCGTGATGGGTTTGATAATGAAGtgtgttcttcttctcctttgagTTATGGAAGAAGTGGAGGGAATTATGATGGTAGAATGAGAAGGAATACGAATGGAAGGAGGCCTTTTTCAAAGGATGATGATTATGGATCTGATGATGGGGAGTATTCATTTTCTCCTTTCAATTCTGAGAGGAATGGAGTTGATGGCAGAATGAGGAAGAATGGGAATGGAAGGAGGTTTCCATCAAGGGATGTTAGTGGGTCTGATGATGGAGAGTATCCCTCTTCTCCTTTCAGTTCTGAGAGGAATGGAGGGAATGTTGATGGCAGAATGAGGAAGAATGGGAATGGAAGGAGGTTGGCATCCAGGGATGTTAATGGGTCTAATGGGTCGTACTCTGGCCGAGTTGGTTCTGGTACGAGGCAGGGTTGGGGTAATCCTAGTGCCAACAGAAGaggtagtgccaacagaagaggTGGAACATACAGTAGCAGAAATTCAAGCTATGATTTGCCAAGATTCAGAGATGCTAATTCTGAAGTTTATGATATGGATTTGCAACATGATGGAAGTTACGGGTTCCACAGGAAGAGTGAGCAATCTAAATCTAGAAATTGTTAA
- the LOC112776471 gene encoding uncharacterized protein, whose product MSKDKNDGETSEKGLFSHLGGSHYYPSAPPYPPPYPAAATGYPPQGGYPPTAYPPAGYPPAGGYPPGGYPPQGGYPPPGAYPPHGGYPPSGYPPAGYPPSGYSPAGYPLSGYPPQAYPVSHGHHNSGHWPGGVGGMLAGGAAAAAAMYGAHHLTHGHYGHHHGFFGHGKFKHGKFKHGKFGKRWKHGMFKRWK is encoded by the exons ATGAGTAAAGACAAGAATGATGGTGAGACTAGTGAGAAAGGACTATTTTCACATTTAGGAGGAAGCCATTATTATCCATCAGCACCACCCTATCCCCCTCCATACCCGGCAGCAGCAACAGGGTATCCACCACAAGGAGGCTATCCCCCAACTGCCTACCCACCAGCCGGGTATCCACCCGCCGGAGGATATCCTCCTGGAGGATATCCACCTCAAGGAGGGTATCCGCCGCCTGGAGCATATCCACCACATGGAGGTTATCCTCCTTCAGGGTATCCACCTGCTGGTTATCCTCCTTCGGGATATTCACCTGCTGGTTATCCTCTTTCGGGGTATCCACCACAAGCTTATCCTGTTTCACATGGCCATCATAATTCAG GGCACTGGCCTGGTGGCGTTGGTGGAATGTTAGCAGGGGGTGCTGCTGCTGCAGCCGCTATGTATGGTGCTCACCATTTGACTCATGGTCATTATGGTCATCATCATGGGTTCTTTGGTCATGGAAAGTTTAAGCATGGGAAATTTAAGCATGGCAAATTCGGCAAGCGTTGGAAGCATGGCATGTTCAAGCGATGGAAGTGA
- the LOC112775033 gene encoding uncharacterized protein: MACCRLVRLRFCHNSCLALRSRPPSSSSAALSFLAVPSSPRNYPLSFCHVSSSSAQVDQHQQESHLPRSPDLVALEYADLNLSYDLDLGHVRIRQHVNPLSSSFSVPAQVPDWNQVFADPMLPLMVDIGCGSGRFLMWLAKRNPKVRNYLGLEIRRKLVKRAEIWLKDLGLDNIHFLFANATISFKQLVEAYPGPLQLVSILCPDPHFKKRHHKRRVLQKPLVGAIVDNLVPGGQVFVQSDVLEMALDMRDQFDEVDKLKHIDTLNPDISCDGEGWLLSNPMGIRTEREIHAEYEGAKIYRRLYQKQ, from the exons CTTGCTGCCGTCTCGTGAGATTACGGTTCTGCCACAACTCGTGTCTTGCTCTGAGGAGTcgccctccttcttcttcttccgcgGCGTTATCCTTTCTTGCCGTTCCCTCTTCCCCTCGTAATTATCCTCTCTCATTCTGCCACGTGTCTTCTTCTTCAGCTCAAGTGGACCAGCACCAACAAGAGTCTCATCTTCCCCGTAGCCCTGACTTGGTTGCATTGGAATATGCTGATCTCAATCTCTCTTACGACTTG GATCTGGGTCATGTTAGGATAAGGCAACATGTTAATCCCCTGAGCTCTTCTTTCTCA GTACCTGCACAAGTACCAGACTGGAACCAGGTCTTTGCAGATCCAATGCTGCCGCTCATGGTGGATATTGGATGCG GTAGTGGCAGGTTTCTTATGTGGCTTGCTAAAAGGAATCCTAAAGTGAGAAATTATTTGGGGTTGGAAATACGGAGAAAG CTCGTCAAGCGTGCTGAGATATGGCTCAAAGATCTGGGTCTTGATAACAT ACATTTCTTGTTTGCAAATGCCACGATTTCTTTCAAGCAGTTGGTAGAAGCATATCCTGGGCCCTTGCAGTTAGTTTCAATTTTG TGTCCAGATCCACATTTCAAGAAGAGACATCATAAAAGGAGAGTTCTGCAGAAGCCATTGGTTGGTGCTATTGTAGATAATTTAGTGCCCGGAGGAcag GTGTTTGTACAGTCCGACGTGCTTGAAATGGCACTTGACATGAGAGATCAGTTTGATGAAGTTGACAAGCTCAAACACATTGATACATTGAATCCGGATATTTCATGTGATGGTGAAGGGTGGTTGTTAAGCAATCCAATGGGGATAAGAACTGAGAGAGAGATTCACGCAGAATACGAAGGTGCGAAAATCTACCGAAGGTTGTACCAGAAGCAGTAG